The Musa acuminata AAA Group cultivar baxijiao chromosome BXJ2-2, Cavendish_Baxijiao_AAA, whole genome shotgun sequence genome contains the following window.
TCAGGGAACCGTCGCTGGAATCCCACACGTCCTGGTCTTGGGGTTCCGCCGCGCCCTCCTGGTAGAATACCCGAACTCTCGAAATCGATACTCTGTCTGATCCCATCCTTTCTCCCGCCCTCGATCAGTGATTTTGCGGGTTGGTCGATGTTATAGATTCGGATGATGATCTCGGGAGGTTTTTTAGTCGGATTTGACCGGTTGGAGTTGGGTTTGTTTTGGAATtctgctgaattttttttttttttttatctatgtgCTTGTCTTTATTGTCTATGGATATTGCCGAGGCGATCCGAGCATGTGTTCTGTGGCTTTTGATTTCCTCTCGTTGTTTCATGATTGGATAGTATTAGTTATTGAATTTAGATGTTTGTATATGTAGATGGATGGACCATTCAATATCTAGATGCAAATGTTGGATTGAATGAAGTAGAAGGCTTTGGGTGTTCCAGCCAAAAGATGCATTAAGGCTATGGATTGCAGTAGGCAATACGAACCCCGTTGGCATTGattaaatatcaagccttccgcaGATGGTTGCCATCTGCTGATAAAGTTTTCAGGACTTCACTGATTATATTCACATGTCAAATAAATTGACTTTAAGAATGCTTCAGATTAAGTACATAAAAGATGCATAAACATGTTAAGATCCTTATAGTAAATGTTATTTATCTAGATCACTTTGTCTACGCATAAATACTCCTGCTTTGAACTTGTACAACATCATTTTCAGTTTATATCATAGGTAGATTGACTTTTTTTAAGGCATCTTTGTTCTGTCAAGCTATAACCTCATTTCGATTAGCACTACTCAGATGTTTTTGTCTTATCACTTAAAAttaatgaaagaaaaataattaataatgaaTGGACTTATCCAATTCTGGATTTGCCATCCAAAACTATATAATATGTTTAAATGTATATCATCTAAAATTCTTTGAGAATGGAGAAGAGAATCCATAATGAAAGTTGACCGGATATGGCCTAGGTGAATTTAGGCATCTGCCTATACAGGTTGGGAAAGGTCAATGTACCGTGACTTGAGTCTTGGTCACCCATGTTCCAAAGAAGCAAACTTACCATGTTGTCAAGGTGTAAGCTTACAGATATGACAGATTCCATACTCAATTCAAACTGGACTCGTTCGAAACCTGTACTTTAAACCAAGTTATATCAACTTGTCATTGTGCATAATATCACCCTCATGATTACATGTTGCTCATTAATATCTATAGTGATAAATTAATAGGTTTCTTAGTTCTTACACATGAAATTTCTAGTATTCGAAGAGTTCCATTCAAAACCTGTTTGTGTGTTTTGCAGTgtcctcaaaacttggaagagcaTGAACTGCTGTTATAACCAGCCATGGAACATCATCTGCAGTCTTTTCAGGACTACATTTTTATACTAATCTGGACACCTCAACTCCTGACACTTACCAAGCACCTCCCGCAGTTATCAACGAAAGATGAGGAGGATGCTTGCCCCATTTGCCTTGAAGGTAAatgtcacaattttttttttctatgttcAGAGAACCATTTCTTCCTGCTTTATGTCACAATACTTCAAGTTTCTCATTAACTTAActcaattatttatatatattttgaaaCTGTTTATAGCAATTATACAtgtgctttaactgtatcttgaTTATACTTATTTTCTAGCAATCCTTTTTACTCCTGAAATTACATAATCAAAACTAATTtcttagatttttttcttttatgcaaaGGGTAAGCGACGAAGGCGGGATTTGAGCCCACGATATTGTGATAAACTGTTAAAGTCTTTACTAGCTAAGCTAGCAGACACCTTCATTTTTTGCAAAttcatttttttctccttttagtTAATGATCTATTATATGATATGGAAAAACTCTATTTGGCATGTGCCGTAGACGACATTTCCATTTTCTGGTGAATATATGGGCCTCTCTTGGATATGGACAATTTGGACCTTTCCTCTTTGGTTGGTGACGTTtctatttatctatttattcaACCAAATGAAGTAGTCCATTTTTTTGCTAGGGCTGCTTTGTCATTAGCAGTTTGTTGTGACAATATTACTAGACTATTTTTGTTTACAATGTTTGTGTCCATTGTGCTTTCTGCATTGGGCTTTGACCTTCAATGAGGTAATACTAATGTGGTACTATTGAAGTTTTTTCTGTGTCATGCTTTCTTTTGAGAGTAAATCCACTTTGACATTATAAATTAAGTTGATTTGCATTCTAAGTGCAACTCTCTATTAGCATGAAGGAATCAGGTTGAGACCTGCATGTGAACACATCTTCCTTGAGGAACATTAATGTTTCCAAGTATTCAGTGTTTAGTCCGATCCTGAAAATATTTTGACATAGACCAAGATTAAAAAGGACATTTCCAAGTATTACAAATCTCATGAAATTCCTTatctcctttctttttgacagattatgATGCAGAGAATCCACACGTTCTGACAAAGTGTGAACACCATTTCCATTGTGTTGCATTCTTGAATGGATGGAGAGATGAGACACCTGTGCCATCTGTGACCAGGTATGCATGCAGAGAAGTTCATCATTGTCTGTTTGGCAACTTTATTTTGTTACATTCATCACCTGGTACAGTTTCATTTATTTCTATGCAGTATTGGCATTTAGCATTTATGTCTTCATGTAGATAGAGTAAATATACCAATAATCACCTTAAGATTCTTAGTTTTCTTCCCATCTTTTAAGCATCTTGGCAGTTGGTTTCTCTAGCCTTTTCCAGAATAACAAGAATCTAAAGATGAAGTTTCTCATTGAGAAATTCTGAAGAAATGCATGTCAAATTCCTTGATATTTGTTGTAGCATTTTGTAGTTCGATGCCTAATTTTTTTATGTTAGTGCACAGTTTTCATCTAAAAAATGAAACAACAGAATTTCAAGGATTGTAGAttccatttttaaaaaaaatatctattcCTTGTCTTGCAGGTCTTCTATATGTTCATGGTATAATCATGCAGTTTTCATTTTGCAGATAATGATGATCAACACCATGTATAACATGGTGTCTCCTGAAAAGAGTTTTTAGTGGGCAACCCTTTCGAATGGATACTCATCCAGATGAAAGCTTCTTACTCTTTTGTGCAGGACTGTGCCACAAAAACAAATGTGGCTAGAAGCAATTTGATGTTTTGGTTGAGAGTTTAGATGTCTGGGTCAAATTCTTCTGAATTCCTGTTGTGGAACAGTAGGAAACAAAAAGGTAAATGATTGTAATTCCTGGTTGAAATTATTATCATGCAAATCCTTTTTTGTTTGTTCTAGTGTCACCAAAGCAAGTACAGGTGTGTGCCTGGCAATCGTTTCTGCATTTTGTTAGTCTCCTTCTCCAAGTTTCTCTTCAGTTTCTTTCTCCGTTTGTATAGTCTTTCGATATGAATAGGTGATATTTGATGCTATTAATCGTCACCTTTTCTTTGTAGATGTTCATCATGTTGGCTATCATGATCAAGTCTATATTGACTCAACTAAAAGTGCATAATCACTCAAAGCTCATTTCTTATATTAATTCTTCATAGGTTTTGGGTCATATGAACTTGTTTCTCCAAACGTGAGCGGTCTCCTGCATCGGATCGAGTCATCAACTAACTTGTTCTTGTGCCTTTTGTGTTGTACAGGGGAGTATCTGGGTTAGGATCCTCTCGCATGCTTGACTCAATACATCTGAAGATCTTGCAGTCACGACAATGAGCATAAGGTGAGATTTTGCTGTTACTGGTTCTTTCTCTGGCAGAATAGTTTTGACTGGTTTCGGTGGTATCTGATGCCACTCCGAGTCTGCAGGAACTAGTGGTTCAGCACGGACGCACACACACGACTGGAGTCGAGCGTTTGTATGCTTGCCAAGCCGATACTCTTATTATAACTGACCTGGGTGAATGCTTTCCTTTGTGTTCGGAAGAGCCTAAAATGCATAGGTTTTCTATTTCCTTGATATTGGGATGTTGATGTAACACTCTACCACCCAGTTTTTGTTCTCCAGGCAAGTTAGAGATCGTCCGTTTGGAGTATGAAGCTTGAAAGTCCTGTGAATTGAGTGTCGTCAAAGTTCAAATTCCACAACAGTCGAGAATCCTACAATCCAGATTGCTAGTGATGTCAGGCAAAATTTGGTCCAGGTATTGAATCAACTTGCCTTGCACGAAACCTACAGTCGTTTTCCGTTTTCCTGTGTATTCATTATAGCTTCACCTCCTAATTTCTAGCTTTTCGACTTTCCGCTTGGACTTTAGTCTCTCCTCCCAATCGAACGGGTCTTGTAAGTAACAAAAAGTTATTTGTCTTGCTCCCTGTTTCGACACTCTCCTCTGGCCTTTCCGTTCTTTTGGGCTGACACTCTCATAGGAGCATCCATCCCTTACAAGTCACCATAGCAGCGGCTTCCTCGTCCTTCTGCAATGCTTTTGATTTACGTTTCACAGGGGTGGCTGCGATCGCATGCGCTTGAAGTAGCGAATAAAGGACCGTGCGAGAAGCCAAGGAGAAGACTGTCACACTTTATAACGCTGGTATGGTCTTCTCATCTTGGGTGCATGCATTAGTCATAATCAACTATTTAAATATATCATGAGGTGGCCCGAACTGGGAGATCAAAAGTCTTCGTCATGCACTTTTCAATGAAATTAATGCTTTAATACGATGCAATGGATCAAATCGAACTTGCACATATGCAAATAATAGATAGGAAACTATATTTTTCTACTTGTGGCCTGTGGTGTTTTGGGCGTAAAGAAGTTTCCTTGTTCGAGAACGATGGTTCTCTAACCAATCATCGGTGCCGCATTAACTCCCATCCCAATCATTTGGGTGTGGATCCATTAGGCTTTGCCCTGATCCCAAACATACACCACATACCGATACAAAATTAAGCCGGTGGTATTGCCATGTCTATCCTTGCAAAACTTGTCATATATTGGATCATTATAACGAGGTTTTTTCAGAAGCAGTAGGTCAAAATGTCCCAAGGTAATTCGAGAAGTCAAATATTAATACAAGACTCATCGAGTCTTTTCGACATCGGGCGTTGTTCTATTTTCAATAGAAACTTCCGATGAAGGGAATTGCGAGTGCGTACCCACTCTCGCAAGCTGGGACCAAAGACCTTTGTCGTAGGATCCCATCCAATTATCGCCCCAAAATAACACGATTGGAGTGATCGGATGACCGGGTTGACGGGGTGTGACGCGGGATCTGGGCATGAGGAGTGTTATTTAAAATAGTCGTTGGATGGGATACTCGGCATAGACTTTTACTCCTTACTCCACTGGGTCCCACGGTTGATGAAGTCCCTCTTAAAGCACGCCGGACGGGCGCACGGTAAGGCGACGTCCTGTAGAATTTTGTTTCGCGTTTGTCACGCCGGCGTTAGCCGCCTCCGATGAATCTAAGATCCGAATCGCAGCCCGGAGGGCGGAAATCTAGGTCTTCCTTCGTCGCGACCCCGGACCGATGGGAGACCTCGCGGAGCTCTGCCGCCTCCTTCGCGTCCTCGGCCGCCATGGGCGGCAGAAAGTCGCCGGTTCGCAAGCGGAACGCGTTCAAGGCCTTCCTCAGGGCGCTTGTCTCGTTCTTCTCCTCATCCTCGTTCAAGCCTGAGATCACGTCGCCGAGACCGAGGACGACTCGAACCCTCGAGTCTCCTTACGGTATGCTCTGCCTCTTGGTCTGGACCTTCGGTTCCTTTTTCCCTTCCGGCTACATGGTACAAGTTGGTAATCCTGTTGGATAATTGTTGTTCTCGATATAGACATCCTATTTTGAGATTTTGAATCTCTTCTTGTCCTCAACTTGACTCGCTCATACTGGCATTTCGAATGCTGGAAACCGAGGAAATTAGCTTTCAGTGATATCTCCAAAGGTACAAGTTTTATAGTATCCATAACTTGGTTATGTTTTTCTTGAACTTTGATCTTGAGAGATCGTTAACCGGAAAGTCCAATCCCTTTTTTGAATTCCCTGTTTATATCATTATGTTGTGATTAACTGGAAATTCCCTTGCCATCCTTCATCTTTTGAATGCCTTCTAACTTTTGTTAAGTGTGTGTTTCTGAATTAGGATTTGTACAGAATGATTCCACACGAAGGGATTGAgttctgaatttttagatatcctgCAACGCCGGAATGGAATTAAACTATTTACTGATCATTTTGTAGCAACCCCTAGTCGTCTTTCGCATTCTAGCTTGAGGGAATCAAGAAAAGGGACAATCCATGGCAGAGATTCACCATGGCAGAGAGAAACTGGGAGTACACAGTTCACCATGGAGGAGATCTTGAAAGCAACGAAGAACTTCTCCCCATCGTTAAAGATTGGGCAAGGTGGGTTTGGTACAGTCTATAAAGCGACACTTGACGATGGCACACCCATTGCAGTTAAACGCGCCAAGAAGGTTAGAGGAGTCCCTTGCTGGTTTTGCCATTGAATGTGGCAGCTTCTTGCTGATGTgaacttttaaattttttgatgttCTATGCAGAGCACGTATGAGAATCATCTGAGTGTCGAGTTCCAGAGTGAGATCAACATATTGGGACAAATTGAGCACTTGAATTTGGTTAGATTCTTTGGTTATTTGGAGGATAATGATGAGAGGGTCGTTGTTACTGAATATGTGCCTAATGGAACTCTAAGAGAGCATCTTGATGGTAAGGATTCTTCTGCTTTCATCATCACAAGTCCATCATGGACAACCTTTCATGTGATTGAGTCCCATTTTTGTCTGTTGGCATTGAATTCGTAGTTTGTTGTTGAGGAGAATGAATAGTGGCTAACTTGCACTCTGGGAAATACAGGATTTCGTGGAAACTTTCTTGAGCTTTCAGCACGACTTGATATTGCAGTTGATGTAGCTCATGCTGTCACATACCTTCATATGTACGCAGGTTAGATTGAGAGAAACGATTGATTCTGTTACTTGTTTTTTTCCTATCAGTGCAAGCTGAAAATTGCAAAAGGATTTCAGAATATCTTTTATGCTATTTATGTAGGGAATAAATTTTACCTTTGCACCTGCAACTTCCTTCTATGTGTGCCATCACTGAATTTACAAAGTTTAACCTAAGTATAATCAGCTTCTTCAATTGAATTGATCTCATGGAAAAATAAAGGAAAGGAAATCATTTGTTGATACTAAATATTTAGCTCAATgccttctttttcatttttctagtAATACATTATAATTTAAAggatttaaagaaataaaaggaatCGGTGCTGATGTAGTTTCTCAATAAACTTACTTGCAACCTTTAAATGCTAGTCTTGTGTGAAATACAATGTATGGATCTGTTCTTGTGCATTAATGCttgataaattaattttaatagacCTCTTCATTTTCTTTCCCTTGCATTTGACCATAAAGTGAGGGTACTTAGGAATGGAATATCATTTCATAATTCATCCTTTCTACGATGGGGAATTGGGGGCTTGACAGTGGAGGTAATTACTGTGTATGTGCTAGGGCCCTCCTGGCATCAGCTGTTGGCTTTGTTCTTAAAAGATTTCAAAATTAGGGTGTTGAGTATGTtggttagttttttttttatttatattccttTGAACGTTTTTTTGTCATGAATTGTACTGGAACTTATTTTCCCATTTCCTATAATGCCCCTATTATTACATAAAACAAGAACTTAGTGGCAGAATGATTCTTGTGCCTCCTCTGTTCATGTTTCAAATACGGAAAGCCCTTGCCTGTTAATATGATAATGGGTGACTTTTTGTCAGtctttttctatttttggaaACTGGAGAAGTTGTTTTATCATGGTTGGAAAAGGAATCATATATGATTTATGC
Protein-coding sequences here:
- the LOC135586401 gene encoding calmodulin-binding receptor-like cytoplasmic kinase 2 isoform X1, which codes for MNLRSESQPGGRKSRSSFVATPDRWETSRSSAASFASSAAMGGRKSPVRKRNAFKAFLRALVSFFSSSSFKPEITSPRPRTTRTLESPYATPSRLSHSSLRESRKGTIHGRDSPWQRETGSTQFTMEEILKATKNFSPSLKIGQGGFGTVYKATLDDGTPIAVKRAKKSTYENHLSVEFQSEINILGQIEHLNLVRFFGYLEDNDERVVVTEYVPNGTLREHLDGFRGNFLELSARLDIAVDVAHAVTYLHMYADHPIIHRDIKSSNILLTENLRAKVADFGFARFGINEAGVTHISTQVKGTAGYLDPEYLRTYQLTDKSDVYSFGVLLVELISSRRPIERKRELKERITIKWALKNFQQGKTIQVLDHNIPHTPANNLALEKILELAFQCLAPSRQNRPSMRSCAEILWNIRKDYRELLSSDLLSQTSHQRNLSISGDET